A genomic stretch from Ovis canadensis isolate MfBH-ARS-UI-01 breed Bighorn chromosome 5, ARS-UI_OviCan_v2, whole genome shotgun sequence includes:
- the HNRNPA0 gene encoding heterogeneous nuclear ribonucleoprotein A0 isoform X1 produces the protein MENSQLCKLFIGGLNVQTSESGLRGHFEAFGTLTDCVVVVNPQTKRSRCFGFVTYSNVEEADAAMAASPHAVDGNTVELKRAVSREDSARPGAHAKVKKLFVGGLKGDVAEGDLIEHFSQFGTVEKAEIIADKQSGKKRGFGFVYFQNHDAADKAAVVKFHPIQGHRVEVKKAVPKEDIHSGGGGGGSRSSRGGRGGRGRGGGRDQNGLSKGGGGGYNSYGGYGGGGGYNAYGGGGGGSSYGGSDYGNGFGGFGSYSQHQSSYGPMKSGGGGGGGGSSWGGRSNSGPYRGGYGGGGGYGGSSF, from the coding sequence ATGGAGAACTCCCAACTGTGTAAGCTGTTCATCGGCGGCCTCAACGTGCAGACGAGTGAGTCCGGCCTGCGCGGCCACTTTGAGGCCTTTGGGACCCTGACAGACTGCGTAGTGGTGGTGAACCCCCAGACCAAGCGCTCCCGTTGCTTTGGCTTCGTGACCTACTCCAATGTGGAGGAGGCCGATGCCGCCATGGCCGCCTCGCCTCATGCGGTGGACGGCAACACGGTGGAGCTGAAGCGGGCGGTGTCCCGGGAGGATTCGGCGCGGCCCGGTGCTCACGCCAAGGTGAAGAAGCTCTTTGTCGGGGGCCTTAAGGGAGACGTGGCCGAGGGCGACCTGATCGAGCACTTCTCGCAGTTTGGCACCGTGGAAAAGGCCGAGATTATTGCCGACAAGCAGTCCGGCAAGAAGCGTGGCTTCGGCTTCGTGTATTTTCAGAATCACGACGCGGCAGACAAGGCCGCGGTGGTCAAGTTCCATCCGATCCAGGGCCATCGCGTGGAGGTGAAGAAGGCTGTCCCCAAGGAGGATATCCACTCCGGTGGGGGCGGAGGCGGCTCCCGGTCCTCCCGTGGCGGCCGCGGCGGCCGGGGTCGGGGCGGTGGTCGTGACCAGAACGGCCTGTCtaagggcggcggcggcggttaTAACAGCTACGGTGGttacggcggcggcggcggctacAACGCCtacggaggcggcggcggcggttcGTCCTACGGTGGAAGCGACTACGGTAACGGCTTCGGCGGTTTCGGCAGCTACAGCCAGCACCAGTCGTCCTATGGGCCCATGaagagcggcggcggcggcggcggcggaggcagCAGCTGGGGAGGTCGCAGCAACAGTGGACCTTACAGAGGTGGCTATGGCGGTGGGGGTGGCTATGGAGGCAGCTCcttctaa
- the HNRNPA0 gene encoding heterogeneous nuclear ribonucleoprotein A0 isoform X2 yields MENSQLCKLFIGGLNVQTSESGLRGHFEAFGTLTDCVVVVNPQTKRSRCFGFVTYSNVEEADAAMAASPHAVDGNTVELKRAVSREDSARPGAHAKVKKLFVGGLKGDVAEGDLIEHFSQFGTVEKAEIIADKQSGKKRGFGFVYFQNHDAADKAAVVKFHPIQGHRVEVKKAVPKEDIHSGGGGGGSRSSRGGRGGRGRGGGRDQNGLSKGGGGGYNSYGGYGGGGGYNAYGGGGGGSSYGGSDYGNGFGGFGSYSQHQSSYGPMKSGGGGGGGGSSWGGRSNSGPYRAELLSSWKSFP; encoded by the coding sequence ATGGAGAACTCCCAACTGTGTAAGCTGTTCATCGGCGGCCTCAACGTGCAGACGAGTGAGTCCGGCCTGCGCGGCCACTTTGAGGCCTTTGGGACCCTGACAGACTGCGTAGTGGTGGTGAACCCCCAGACCAAGCGCTCCCGTTGCTTTGGCTTCGTGACCTACTCCAATGTGGAGGAGGCCGATGCCGCCATGGCCGCCTCGCCTCATGCGGTGGACGGCAACACGGTGGAGCTGAAGCGGGCGGTGTCCCGGGAGGATTCGGCGCGGCCCGGTGCTCACGCCAAGGTGAAGAAGCTCTTTGTCGGGGGCCTTAAGGGAGACGTGGCCGAGGGCGACCTGATCGAGCACTTCTCGCAGTTTGGCACCGTGGAAAAGGCCGAGATTATTGCCGACAAGCAGTCCGGCAAGAAGCGTGGCTTCGGCTTCGTGTATTTTCAGAATCACGACGCGGCAGACAAGGCCGCGGTGGTCAAGTTCCATCCGATCCAGGGCCATCGCGTGGAGGTGAAGAAGGCTGTCCCCAAGGAGGATATCCACTCCGGTGGGGGCGGAGGCGGCTCCCGGTCCTCCCGTGGCGGCCGCGGCGGCCGGGGTCGGGGCGGTGGTCGTGACCAGAACGGCCTGTCtaagggcggcggcggcggttaTAACAGCTACGGTGGttacggcggcggcggcggctacAACGCCtacggaggcggcggcggcggttcGTCCTACGGTGGAAGCGACTACGGTAACGGCTTCGGCGGTTTCGGCAGCTACAGCCAGCACCAGTCGTCCTATGGGCCCATGaagagcggcggcggcggcggcggcggaggcagCAGCTGGGGAGGTCGCAGCAACAGTGGACCTTACAGAG